The following proteins are co-located in the Manihot esculenta cultivar AM560-2 chromosome 7, M.esculenta_v8, whole genome shotgun sequence genome:
- the LOC110618654 gene encoding probable pectin methylesterase CGR2 isoform X1 produces the protein MSRRPGNPTRRLSDGGSLPSGGSVQSKSRSSPLLSIGLVVVGAILLIVYCYSGSGRRISRKEAFSKLEGTGSCTVEVQRAIPILKKTYGNGMHKVLHVGPDTCSVVLKLLKQEETEAWGVEPYDLDDVDAKCKSFVRRGFVRAADIKFPLPYRPNSFSLVIISDALDYLTPRYLNKTLPELARVSSGGVVIFSGYPGQNKAKVAELSKFGRSQDAAQVKNLMTSMILDLQFAICNSVSRSRFLYWHSFYSSIFVLYTQGMFQKNDFKLLF, from the exons ATGTCAAGGAGGCCAGGAAATCCCACAAGACGCTTATCTGACGGTGGAAGCCTCCCTTCTGGTGGATCTGTACAGTCGAAATCACGTTCGTCGCCTTTACTCTCTATTGGTCTTGTGGTTGTG GGTGCAATTCTTCTGATCGTATATTGTTACAGTGGCTCAG GTAGACGTATTAGTAGAAAAGAAGCTTTCAGCAAACTGGAAG GCACTGGCTCATGCACAGTAGAAGTTCAAAGAGCAATACCTATTCTGAAGAAAACTTATGGTAATGGCATGCATAAAGTATTGCACGTAGGTCCTGACACTTGTTCTGTAGTACTGAAATTGTTGAAACAAGAAGAAACAGAAGCCTGGGGTGTGGAACCATATGACTTGGATGATGTGGATGCCAAGTGCAAGAGTTTTGTGCGCAGAGGCTTTGTGCGTGCTGCGGATATCAAGTTTCCCCTGCCTTACCGGCCAAATTCATTTTCTCTTGTTATAATTTCAGATGCATTGGATTACTTGACTCCAAGATATCTCAACAAAACTCTTCCTGAATTGGCAAGGGTGTCTTCTGGTGGTGTTGTTATATTTTCTG GCTATCCAGGTCAGAATAAAGCAAAGGTTGCTGAATTATCTAAGTTCGGCCGCTCA CAAGATGCTGCTCAAGTGAAAAACCTAATGACAAGCATGATACTGGATTTGCAATTTGCAATTTGCAATTCAGTATCAAGATCTAGATTTCTATATTGGCATAGCTTTTACTCATCAATCTTTGTTTTATACACACAAGGTATGTTTCAGAAGAATGACTTTAAGTTACTGTTTTGA
- the LOC110618654 gene encoding probable pectin methylesterase CGR2 isoform X2 gives MSRRPGNPTRRLSDGGSLPSGGSVQSKSRSSPLLSIGLVVVGAILLIVYCYSGSGRRISRKEAFSKLEGTGSCTVEVQRAIPILKKTYGNGMHKVLHVGPDTCSVVLKLLKQEETEAWGVEPYDLDDVDAKCKSFVRRGFVRAADIKFPLPYRPNSFSLVIISDALDYLTPRYLNKTLPELARVSSGGVVIFSGYPGQNKAKVAELSKFGRSAKFRSSTWWIRYFLQNSLEVNEAASKKFEQALVKRSYKLLCQVFHLKS, from the exons ATGTCAAGGAGGCCAGGAAATCCCACAAGACGCTTATCTGACGGTGGAAGCCTCCCTTCTGGTGGATCTGTACAGTCGAAATCACGTTCGTCGCCTTTACTCTCTATTGGTCTTGTGGTTGTG GGTGCAATTCTTCTGATCGTATATTGTTACAGTGGCTCAG GTAGACGTATTAGTAGAAAAGAAGCTTTCAGCAAACTGGAAG GCACTGGCTCATGCACAGTAGAAGTTCAAAGAGCAATACCTATTCTGAAGAAAACTTATGGTAATGGCATGCATAAAGTATTGCACGTAGGTCCTGACACTTGTTCTGTAGTACTGAAATTGTTGAAACAAGAAGAAACAGAAGCCTGGGGTGTGGAACCATATGACTTGGATGATGTGGATGCCAAGTGCAAGAGTTTTGTGCGCAGAGGCTTTGTGCGTGCTGCGGATATCAAGTTTCCCCTGCCTTACCGGCCAAATTCATTTTCTCTTGTTATAATTTCAGATGCATTGGATTACTTGACTCCAAGATATCTCAACAAAACTCTTCCTGAATTGGCAAGGGTGTCTTCTGGTGGTGTTGTTATATTTTCTG GCTATCCAGGTCAGAATAAAGCAAAGGTTGCTGAATTATCTAAGTTCGGCCGCTCA GCAAAATTTCGGAGCTCGACATGGTGGATAAGGTATTTTCTTCAGAATAGCTTAGAAGTGAATGAAGCTGCTTCAAAGAAGTTTGAGCAGGCTTTAGTAAAAAGGTCATATAAGCTGCTCTGCCAAGTTTTCCATCTCAAGTCATAA